A stretch of Rhinoderma darwinii isolate aRhiDar2 chromosome 4, aRhiDar2.hap1, whole genome shotgun sequence DNA encodes these proteins:
- the MLF1 gene encoding myeloid leukemia factor 1 isoform X1, whose translation MFGSLLRDFEEDPFFSDPFTAHQEHVRQMMRSFSDPFGRDPFFSITDGRSHGRRGQQGSQVALREDHRASSLCHMPSAPFSSMVPDFKDGFQSIDNMMANMRNRMIDIHKQFEGLADKPDVHSFKSSSVMTYSKTGDEPPKIFHASSQTRKAPGGIKETKEAVKDSESGVEQIAVGHHIKDRAHIVKQLKNNKTGDEELNQEFLNMDESDAPSFDSEWDREISKFKPYEKKFSIEAPKHQKAQYSTKIRPPGVPRRERCISKMVI comes from the exons GGATCCATTCACTGCACACCAAGAACATGTGAGACAGATGATGAGAAGTTTCTCTGATCCTTTTGGCCGGGATCCCTTCTTCAGTATCACAGATGGCAGATCTCATGGCCGAAGAGGGCAGCAAGGTTCCCAGGTGGCTCTGAGGGAAGATCACAGG GCCTCAAGTCTGTGTCATATGCCCAGTGCTCCCTTTTCTAGTATG GTCCCTGATTTCAAGGACGGTTTTCAGTCTATTGATAATATGATGGCAAACATGAGGAACAGAATGATAGACATACACAAACAATTT GAAGGATTGGCAGACAAACCCGACGTTCACTCATTTAAGTCATCCTCAGTAATGACATATTCCAAGACTGGAGATGAACCTCCTAAAATTTTCCATGCATCAAGTCAAACCCGTAAAGCTCCCGGCGGA ATAAAAGAAACAAAGGAAGCTGTCAAGGACTCTGAAAGTGGAGTGGAACAAATCGCTGTCGGACATCACATCAAAGACCGCGCCCACATTGTCAAGCAACTGAAGAACAACAAGACTGGAGATGAAGAACTCAACCAGGAATTTTTAAATATGGACGAAT CTGACGCACCATCATTTGACAGTGAATGGGACAGGGAGATTTCAAAGTTCAAACCATATGAAAAAAAGTTTTCCATAGAAGCTCCAAAACACCAAAAAGCTCAGTATTCTACCAAAATAAGACCCCCAGGTGTGCCAAGAAG ggagCGGTGTATCTCAAAAATGGTCATCTAG
- the MLF1 gene encoding myeloid leukemia factor 1 isoform X6, translating into MFGSLLRDFEEDPFFSDPFTAHQEHVRQMMRSFSDPFGRDPFFSITDGRSHGRRGQQGSQVALREDHREGLADKPDVHSFKSSSVMTYSKTGDEPPKIFHASSQTRKAPGGIKETKEAVKDSESGVEQIAVGHHIKDRAHIVKQLKNNKTGDEELNQEFLNMDESDAPSFDSEWDREISKFKPYEKKFSIEAPKHQKAQYSTKIRPPGVPRRERCISKMVI; encoded by the exons GGATCCATTCACTGCACACCAAGAACATGTGAGACAGATGATGAGAAGTTTCTCTGATCCTTTTGGCCGGGATCCCTTCTTCAGTATCACAGATGGCAGATCTCATGGCCGAAGAGGGCAGCAAGGTTCCCAGGTGGCTCTGAGGGAAGATCACAGG GAAGGATTGGCAGACAAACCCGACGTTCACTCATTTAAGTCATCCTCAGTAATGACATATTCCAAGACTGGAGATGAACCTCCTAAAATTTTCCATGCATCAAGTCAAACCCGTAAAGCTCCCGGCGGA ATAAAAGAAACAAAGGAAGCTGTCAAGGACTCTGAAAGTGGAGTGGAACAAATCGCTGTCGGACATCACATCAAAGACCGCGCCCACATTGTCAAGCAACTGAAGAACAACAAGACTGGAGATGAAGAACTCAACCAGGAATTTTTAAATATGGACGAAT CTGACGCACCATCATTTGACAGTGAATGGGACAGGGAGATTTCAAAGTTCAAACCATATGAAAAAAAGTTTTCCATAGAAGCTCCAAAACACCAAAAAGCTCAGTATTCTACCAAAATAAGACCCCCAGGTGTGCCAAGAAG ggagCGGTGTATCTCAAAAATGGTCATCTAG
- the MLF1 gene encoding myeloid leukemia factor 1 isoform X2 translates to MFGSLLRDFEEDPFFSDPFTAHQEHVRQMMRSFSDPFGRDPFFSITDGRSHGRRGQQGSQVALREDHRVPDFKDGFQSIDNMMANMRNRMIDIHKQFEGLADKPDVHSFKSSSVMTYSKTGDEPPKIFHASSQTRKAPGGIKETKEAVKDSESGVEQIAVGHHIKDRAHIVKQLKNNKTGDEELNQEFLNMDESDAPSFDSEWDREISKFKPYEKKFSIEAPKHQKAQYSTKIRPPGVPRRERCISKMVI, encoded by the exons GGATCCATTCACTGCACACCAAGAACATGTGAGACAGATGATGAGAAGTTTCTCTGATCCTTTTGGCCGGGATCCCTTCTTCAGTATCACAGATGGCAGATCTCATGGCCGAAGAGGGCAGCAAGGTTCCCAGGTGGCTCTGAGGGAAGATCACAGG GTCCCTGATTTCAAGGACGGTTTTCAGTCTATTGATAATATGATGGCAAACATGAGGAACAGAATGATAGACATACACAAACAATTT GAAGGATTGGCAGACAAACCCGACGTTCACTCATTTAAGTCATCCTCAGTAATGACATATTCCAAGACTGGAGATGAACCTCCTAAAATTTTCCATGCATCAAGTCAAACCCGTAAAGCTCCCGGCGGA ATAAAAGAAACAAAGGAAGCTGTCAAGGACTCTGAAAGTGGAGTGGAACAAATCGCTGTCGGACATCACATCAAAGACCGCGCCCACATTGTCAAGCAACTGAAGAACAACAAGACTGGAGATGAAGAACTCAACCAGGAATTTTTAAATATGGACGAAT CTGACGCACCATCATTTGACAGTGAATGGGACAGGGAGATTTCAAAGTTCAAACCATATGAAAAAAAGTTTTCCATAGAAGCTCCAAAACACCAAAAAGCTCAGTATTCTACCAAAATAAGACCCCCAGGTGTGCCAAGAAG ggagCGGTGTATCTCAAAAATGGTCATCTAG
- the MLF1 gene encoding myeloid leukemia factor 1 isoform X3: MFGSLLRDFEEDPFFSDPFTAHQEHVRQMMRSFSDPFGRDPFFSITDGRSHGRRGQQGSQVALREDHRASSLCHMPSAPFSSMVPDFKDGFQSIDNMMANMRNRMIDIHKQFEGLADKPDVHSFKSSSVMTYSKTGDEPPKIFHASSQTRKAPGGIKETKEAVKDSESGVEQIAVGHHIKDRAHIVKQLKNNKTGDEELNQEFLNMDEWSGVSQKWSSRRFVKACDFNNYKNISRSVN, from the exons GGATCCATTCACTGCACACCAAGAACATGTGAGACAGATGATGAGAAGTTTCTCTGATCCTTTTGGCCGGGATCCCTTCTTCAGTATCACAGATGGCAGATCTCATGGCCGAAGAGGGCAGCAAGGTTCCCAGGTGGCTCTGAGGGAAGATCACAGG GCCTCAAGTCTGTGTCATATGCCCAGTGCTCCCTTTTCTAGTATG GTCCCTGATTTCAAGGACGGTTTTCAGTCTATTGATAATATGATGGCAAACATGAGGAACAGAATGATAGACATACACAAACAATTT GAAGGATTGGCAGACAAACCCGACGTTCACTCATTTAAGTCATCCTCAGTAATGACATATTCCAAGACTGGAGATGAACCTCCTAAAATTTTCCATGCATCAAGTCAAACCCGTAAAGCTCCCGGCGGA ATAAAAGAAACAAAGGAAGCTGTCAAGGACTCTGAAAGTGGAGTGGAACAAATCGCTGTCGGACATCACATCAAAGACCGCGCCCACATTGTCAAGCAACTGAAGAACAACAAGACTGGAGATGAAGAACTCAACCAGGAATTTTTAAATATGGACGAAT ggagCGGTGTATCTCAAAAATGGTCATCTAGAAGATTCGTCAAAGCATGTGACTTCAATAATTACAAGAACATTTCAAGATCGGTCAACTAG
- the MLF1 gene encoding myeloid leukemia factor 1 isoform X5 — protein MFGSLLRDFEEDPFFSDPFTAHQEHVRQMMRSFSDPFGRDPFFSITDGRSHGRRGQQGSQVALREDHRASSLCHMPSAPFSSMVPDFKDGFQSIDNMMANMRNRMIDIHKQFIKETKEAVKDSESGVEQIAVGHHIKDRAHIVKQLKNNKTGDEELNQEFLNMDESDAPSFDSEWDREISKFKPYEKKFSIEAPKHQKAQYSTKIRPPGVPRRERCISKMVI, from the exons GGATCCATTCACTGCACACCAAGAACATGTGAGACAGATGATGAGAAGTTTCTCTGATCCTTTTGGCCGGGATCCCTTCTTCAGTATCACAGATGGCAGATCTCATGGCCGAAGAGGGCAGCAAGGTTCCCAGGTGGCTCTGAGGGAAGATCACAGG GCCTCAAGTCTGTGTCATATGCCCAGTGCTCCCTTTTCTAGTATG GTCCCTGATTTCAAGGACGGTTTTCAGTCTATTGATAATATGATGGCAAACATGAGGAACAGAATGATAGACATACACAAACAATTT ATAAAAGAAACAAAGGAAGCTGTCAAGGACTCTGAAAGTGGAGTGGAACAAATCGCTGTCGGACATCACATCAAAGACCGCGCCCACATTGTCAAGCAACTGAAGAACAACAAGACTGGAGATGAAGAACTCAACCAGGAATTTTTAAATATGGACGAAT CTGACGCACCATCATTTGACAGTGAATGGGACAGGGAGATTTCAAAGTTCAAACCATATGAAAAAAAGTTTTCCATAGAAGCTCCAAAACACCAAAAAGCTCAGTATTCTACCAAAATAAGACCCCCAGGTGTGCCAAGAAG ggagCGGTGTATCTCAAAAATGGTCATCTAG
- the MLF1 gene encoding myeloid leukemia factor 1 isoform X4 — MMRSFSDPFGRDPFFSITDGRSHGRRGQQGSQVALREDHRASSLCHMPSAPFSSMVPDFKDGFQSIDNMMANMRNRMIDIHKQFEGLADKPDVHSFKSSSVMTYSKTGDEPPKIFHASSQTRKAPGGIKETKEAVKDSESGVEQIAVGHHIKDRAHIVKQLKNNKTGDEELNQEFLNMDESDAPSFDSEWDREISKFKPYEKKFSIEAPKHQKAQYSTKIRPPGVPRRERCISKMVI, encoded by the exons ATGATGAGAAGTTTCTCTGATCCTTTTGGCCGGGATCCCTTCTTCAGTATCACAGATGGCAGATCTCATGGCCGAAGAGGGCAGCAAGGTTCCCAGGTGGCTCTGAGGGAAGATCACAGG GCCTCAAGTCTGTGTCATATGCCCAGTGCTCCCTTTTCTAGTATG GTCCCTGATTTCAAGGACGGTTTTCAGTCTATTGATAATATGATGGCAAACATGAGGAACAGAATGATAGACATACACAAACAATTT GAAGGATTGGCAGACAAACCCGACGTTCACTCATTTAAGTCATCCTCAGTAATGACATATTCCAAGACTGGAGATGAACCTCCTAAAATTTTCCATGCATCAAGTCAAACCCGTAAAGCTCCCGGCGGA ATAAAAGAAACAAAGGAAGCTGTCAAGGACTCTGAAAGTGGAGTGGAACAAATCGCTGTCGGACATCACATCAAAGACCGCGCCCACATTGTCAAGCAACTGAAGAACAACAAGACTGGAGATGAAGAACTCAACCAGGAATTTTTAAATATGGACGAAT CTGACGCACCATCATTTGACAGTGAATGGGACAGGGAGATTTCAAAGTTCAAACCATATGAAAAAAAGTTTTCCATAGAAGCTCCAAAACACCAAAAAGCTCAGTATTCTACCAAAATAAGACCCCCAGGTGTGCCAAGAAG ggagCGGTGTATCTCAAAAATGGTCATCTAG